TTCGAAGTTTTGGGCGACGTCAGCGCATACACAAAAGCTGACTTCCTCCAGAAAGGAAAGAAGACTCGCATGTTGGCCCGCTTCTCCACGGTGGCTGGCGAGTTGGGTTCGCCAGATACCTGGCGGGACGTGCGCGGATTCGCGCTGCGGTTTTACACCGAAGAAGGAAACTTTGACATGGTCGGAAACAACACTCCTGTGTTCTTCATCCGTGACCCCATGAAGTTCCCCGATTTCATTCACTCTCAGAAGCGTCTGCCTGCCTCCGGCCTACGTGATAACAACATGCAGTGGGACTTCTGGTCACTCTCTCCGGAAAGCGCACACCAGGTTGCATATCTTATGGGTGACAGAGGGCTTCCCCGCACGTGGCGAAACATGAACGGATACTCGTCCCACACCTACATGTGGGTCAATGGAACCGGCGAGAAGTTCTGGGTCAAGTACCACTTCCTAACGGATCAGGGAGTTGAGAACATGACAAACGCCGAAGCAGCGCAGATGGCTGGGACCGATGCCGACTTCCACCGCCGGGACCTCTTCGATGCCATTGAGCGCGGTGAATTCCCCTCGTGGACCCTCAAGGTGCAGATCATGCCGTACGCTGACGCGGCGACCTACAAGTACAACCCCTTTGATCTGACCAAGGTGTGGCCGCACGCAGATTACCCGCTGCTCGAAGTTGGCCGTTTCACCCTTAATGAGAACCCCAAGAACCACTTTGCAGAGATAGAACAGGCCGCCTTCAGCCCGTCGAACCTCGTTCCTGGAACAGGCTTCTCGCCTGACAAGATGCTGTTGGGCCGGGTGTTCTCCTACCCCGATTCACAACGTAACCGCATTGGTACCAATTACAACCAGCTTCCCGTGAATCAGCCCAAGAACGCGACCAACTCATATGACAAGGAGGGTTCGATGCAGTTCTTCCATTCGGGCGATGCTCCTGTCTACTCCCCCAATTCTTACGGCCGTGCCTACCAAGATGACGACGGCATTGTGGAGAACGGTTGGG
The DNA window shown above is from Changpingibacter yushuensis and carries:
- a CDS encoding catalase, which gives rise to MTTFDATHPSTTENGAPRESDASSLTVGPDGPILLHDVALVQKLARFDRERVPERSPHAKGSGAFGEFEVLGDVSAYTKADFLQKGKKTRMLARFSTVAGELGSPDTWRDVRGFALRFYTEEGNFDMVGNNTPVFFIRDPMKFPDFIHSQKRLPASGLRDNNMQWDFWSLSPESAHQVAYLMGDRGLPRTWRNMNGYSSHTYMWVNGTGEKFWVKYHFLTDQGVENMTNAEAAQMAGTDADFHRRDLFDAIERGEFPSWTLKVQIMPYADAATYKYNPFDLTKVWPHADYPLLEVGRFTLNENPKNHFAEIEQAAFSPSNLVPGTGFSPDKMLLGRVFSYPDSQRNRIGTNYNQLPVNQPKNATNSYDKEGSMQFFHSGDAPVYSPNSYGRAYQDDDGIVENGWESDGQLVRSAYSLHELDDDFGQAHTLVRDVYDDAARERLIETVTGGLVGSVREPVLSHVFRYWKNIDEEVGSAIEARVKAQTTEG